The nucleotide sequence CGCGACCCCAGTTTTCAGCATGGTTCCTGTTAGGGCCAGGGCATTGCTTCCAACTATCACGGAGGAAGACAGGGTCATCTTGAACAATGTCGAGAAGGTTGTGAAGTTCCTAACATCTGGGACTGCAACTCCAACAATGGGCGGGGTATGAGTGCTAAGCTCtgcttttttctttttcattttacTAAGAACCAATGTTGAAGGTTGCTGACATTCATTGTCGTCGTTGGCAGGACGTAAACATGGTGTCTGTAGTGCAAGAGCTTCTACCTGTGTTGCCAGGCATCTCATCGAAGATCCTACCTGATGTCTTGAGCCGGTTGTCATCACGAGTATTTGCACGGCTGATCCGAGAAGCATTTTTGTAAAGTGTTTTTCCTTTCCCCCCTTTACTAACAGGAAACTACAATTAGTTATATCTGCTAAAACAACACACAAATGATAGAAGATTGTACAGCAGTACGATGTATAGAATTTATACCTATACCTATGCAAGTTAACCAAGCTTAACCAACACTGACTGTGTTGTGCAATCCTGCACAAGATACCGTGTACACTTCTTTTACCACATACAAAATTGATTTCTTGGAGATAATGCAATAGAAACAATATATTACCATCGACCATCGCAAATTTCATTTGTATTCACAATTGTTCATTTTTCTTGACTTCAATTTACACTAAACAATGGATGCGTGCTAACAGTAACGAAGCAATAATGCTTAGAACTTGGGAACTGAAACGAGACATGCCTGCTGGCATTCCCTGGCAATGTAAGATTGAAGAACATGCACACAGAGCAGCAAATACAATTCCGGACAGCATCTTAAAATTTTCAAGGTAGAAGTGATGATACTAGTACAGGAGTTCACGCCTTACACATCTCGTAATGAGCTCACAAGGGCTCGACAGGATAAAACATGATGCGTGCTAACAGTTCAGCAATCTGAGAGTTTTAAGTCTAATCTTCTGTTGGCTTGACAACTGCTTCAACCTCTGCGATTGTACTCTCAGCTTCTCCAATCTCAGCACCTTGCTCATTTGACTCCTTCAGTTCAGCCTGCAATTGATACAATCCTTGAAAAGGACGAAGAAAATAATGCACAATATTTAAGGATACGGACACAGAATTTTTATGTCTTGCCAGTGTTGCTTTCAAGTCAGCCAGTGCAGTTTCAAGTCGCTTGTGGCAGTCTGGGACCATCATCCTTGACTCAGCTAAAACATTCTCCTGCAGAGGTGAAGTTCAAGTTTCAGACAGACTTGTGAGTCCTGAGATCAGAACAGCAGACAATTTCAACAAACTTTTCACAATCTCTGTTACATGAAGAGGAGAAAACCACTTCAGTGGCTTCACGTGGCCTGACAAATGCAGTGCATCTGAGAAATGAGAGATCAGTTTAATGCTAGGAGCCTAGGACAAAGAAAACAGAAATGAGATGATCAACAACCAATTACTCCTATCCTTACAGCCTCAAGGATGTAATTCTTACCAGAATATAATTTTCAGCAACAATCCATTAACATGGCGTCTCCTCTCAATGTATGGGAAGGCAGAAACTTCAGACCCATGAACCATACTATTTTTTCCAAGGCTAAACTGAACCACCAATTACCGCACAGCAATCCGGAAGTATTACCTAACTAGATGCAGACTGAAAGACCAGCGAGCAATACTATTATAAGAATTGTAAGCATATCAGATCACAACCAGTGGCAGGTATTGTAATGTAAACCTTCAGCAACACAACATACTAGAATGATCTTACGTTGTTTTGCAACCACTAGGGCAGGGTGGGGTCAATAACTGCGTCAAGAGGAAAAAAAATAGTAGTAGAAGAAGAATGCTCTGAGAATCAGAGGGACTTGTCAGCACCTGCTGTTTGAGATCGTAGGGATCGGCGCCCTTCTCCTTCATGTCGGCGGTCTTGGCcgcctccttctccacctccttcTCGTACGAGCGCAGCTCCTTCACGATCCTCTTGCACGTCGACGTCTTGATCTTCAGATTCCCCAGCGTCGCCATCCTAGAATGCAAGAGGCAGGAACGGACCCAATAatttgtgaaaaaaaaaacacccccccccccccccccccccccccccccccgaagccACATGCATACACTTAGACTTGTGATTAGATCAGATCCGGATAGGGTTCGGGGCCGGGTGCTCAGTTTTGCAGAGAAGGAAGGGGAGAGAGGGGGGAAAGAGTACCTGCTGTGGTGGGCGCTCGTCGTCGGCGAAGGGACCTGGGCAGCTGGGAGTAGGGCGGCGGCGCCGGTGGTCGCTTGGCCCCGTTGATGCAGAAAACGGCCGAATCGAACGTATAGGCGAGCTGAACGGGAGAAACGAAGAAAAACAGTAGACTCGTGTAAAAGCAGGGCTATTGGGCcgatttctctctcttttttctgcCGATGCACGCGCATGACTGGACTGGTTCGGTAGGGAGAGCGGCCCATGAAACTGGTTAATTTCTTCTTTCTCGGTTTCCATTCTCCTtaccttttttctttcttttgccaGGACACTtggttctttttttaaaaaataattattttacttctaactatttttatttttataactcttttTTCATTAAAATTGTTTGAACCTTTTTCAGATCCACTAGTGAAttctttttttctcctttttttgtcgttgacttaggggtaaaatttgttATCAGTCTTTTTAAATTTGTGTTCTCATTAATTTTATAACCTCACATGAATATGTCATGATAATGTATTCCCAAATATCTAAATTTTTTCTTGTGATGTCGGAATGTTTTCACGCAATGATGGGACATCTTTTTTTTCACAATGTTGGTATAAATTTCTTCTAAATATGGAACATTTTGGTCATGAAACTGAAACAGTTTCTTATGAAAATGCAACgttttcctagtgaagttagaATGTTTTTCACAAAGGTAGGGCACGTATTTTTAAGCAAGGATATTTTTCTTCTTAAGCTGGAATATTTGGTTTTTATAAGCTAGCACACCCTCCCTCCCCACGGTAGGTACACAACActttcctaattttgtatgtcaCCATGCACCTAATCTGCATCTAGATGATCCTCTCTCCCGGCCGGACCATCTTCATGAGCACAATTAATCAAGATCTGGCACCTCATCCAGTGTGATGCACAGAGAAATTATAGCATTTCTTGTGATGTGATCTATCTAGCACCACATGACAAATTATATATAGTGTGACAAGCTATAAATGTGCATGTCATGATTTTAATTGTAATTTGATAATACTGCCCCTGATTCCCCGTCAGAAAAAAAGAACATTACTCTTGATTGGCGGGGAACTGTCAGCTTAGTTGTAGCACAGATCAGTGCTGAATTGTTTTTAGAGTGTATTATCGtattaagggtctgtttggatccaCTACTCTAAACTTTAGATCTCTAAATTCTTGAGCTAAGTCTCCAAATACGTGGTCTaaagttagctctaaactttagcGCACCTCACATTAGAGCTTTAGATATCAAAACTCAGCTAAAATGCCCTaaagtttttagagctctaaagtttagaggggATCCAAACGTGCACTAAAATGGCCCAAGTAGACTCAGAGGATTCCATCTGTGATATATAGGTCAGGCAGTTGGAGTATTTAAAGATTGTCGCAGTAGGATACAAGTTTTAGTTCATGTGGTTGCTTACGAAAATCTGCCATGCTGCAGAGTATATCACCACCTAGTAATTAATAAGTTGCAAGTTTGCAGCATCTCTGAATGGTCCTAAATTAGCAATCTCTCTACTATCACTGATATTATTAGAAAAATGATAGTACCACCGTACCAATTTTCCATGCTGTTGTCAGTACGATGCATATATGTTACGAAAATTTTATGAATGAAAACAGTGTCCTTTTTGGCGCATGTGCACACGGCAGATCCTTGAATTGTGAGCTGAATTTCTGCTCACTGAAAAAGGACACTGTTTTCATTCATAAATTTTTCGTATTGCTTCAGTATGTAAAGCCTTGACTGCTTGTTCCCTCTGAGAGAACGAAAAACATGCAAAATTCTGGAATCAAGCTAAGGGCCATAAGATTCTTCGTGGCTATTGGCGTGTGTGCTTGTAAAAAGTTTTTGTATCAtgcttcttctctgaagaagtTTAAAGACTGAAACTTTTGCGTTATCTAGAAATCAAAATTATGAACTGAATCTAtgtattatatatttatatattgttACTACTCTCCATGTTGTGTGTTGCGTATCAGTGCAAGCATGAAGCAGCAGCTTCTGTACGTGTAGACGCACGTGAACGTTTGGTATGAGCAGTGGTGTGGTCCTGCTGTGTATATTCAACAACAAGAAGAAAACTGGCTGGGGCTTATAGCGTACTGATGTTGGTCACCCTTGCTCCTTTAATTTCTGGTCTTCTGGATGTGCCAGCCTGTTAGTTGGAGTTGGACCATGCATGCATATCCATCTGTCCACTTAGTGTTCCAATTCTAAGATTGCGGCTAATAATATATATGCTTTCATTGGCAGCTGTGTGGCGTGAGAACTCATCGTACGTTGAACCAGGGAAAACATGTACACACacaaaataaatcaatttctacaaTCACCCTAAGTCATAATATCTTTAGTTAATTAGTTTGATCAATTTTATAGAAAAATGTAACACATCATGACACCAAATAAATAGACTATACcatgaaaaatatgtttcatgataAATCCAGTTACTGGTTTGGTATCGTAAATATTGGTGTGTGTTCTTTTCTGTAAGattactcaaatttaaaattgtttgacttagaacaaTTCTAGGTCGAAGTTGAATCTAATTCGGGACAGAAAGAGTATTGCTGTCtcaaagttgttattttatgcTAGGCGACTAGCTTGATGATATACTAAATTACTGACGAGTAAACCCCATTCTATATTTTTCTCTCGCTGAGGAATGGTACGGCCGTACGGTCTAAATATCTAAGAATATTGTACCGAGGAATTCGACTTGATAGTCCATTCAATCAGCTTCTTCATTCCCATAAGTAAAGTACAGGCTTGCATTGCTTAAGCTGAACTGCGATCTATTTATTCTTCATCCATTTATTTACGTCTCTGATTTGACGGGACAACGGAGTCGTCGCTCCATAGGCGTCTCAGTGTCCGTGGGTGTAGTAGGGGCCGGGACGATTAGTCCTTGCACTGGAGTGTACTAGCTGGCAGGTGGGCCCCCCGGGAGTGGGGCAGTGCTGCGTCTGCGTGATGGGTACACGTACGCATAACTAATAACGCATGCACGCTTGCATGATTAATTGTTTTTTTTTGCGAGACACTCGCACGAACACACACTCACCCCCTGTGAGTACCTTCGAAGAACTAAGTTAAACTGAcaaatctcgagattgacgaGGTCACAGTGGGTGTCTTGCTATCAACAtgcacgtcgcctaccactgcTCGTCTCACGGGTCACATGATGTGTTTTCAGTGAGAGCGAATAGCCAGAATGAGTGGTGTAGCTCATGCATTGCAGCAGCAACGCAACCGGGAGCCATGATACCATATcatatacatgttttatgatTCTATACACAGGTATGCATGATTAATTGCTTGTAGTAGTCTATATATATCTACACTTATGCAGTGATTTGCTTGTGTTTAGTTTGATTTATCAGCATAGATTTATGCAGACTTTGCACGGTGCTCGAAAGCAGGCTCAATATAGCATTATAGCTAGTACGCCATAATTGGTCGTTTTGGACAATGCATATTTGCACAATCCGATAGTAGTCGCACAAGGAAAAATATTTTCACCCGACATACGTCTACTAGAAACATGAGATCTCCACTAGAATATGGATGTGAGTACATTTAACAAATTGTAAACAATCAAACATAGTTTATTAAACACGGCTTGCCTATATAGGACAACCAAGCACGAAGACACATCGCATTGGCTTGGGTTATGCTACGTATATATGTAAGGTCTAATGCAGATTAAGCCTAATGCAAAGCAACCAATCAAACTCTTATATCTAGTAGCTACAGAGTCCTGTTTTTGTCAGTTCTTCGTTGTTGCTATGCACATCGATCGACTATATTCATTCATATGTATTTTCCAAGCGATGTACAACTTTGCTTTGGCAGCAAAGATGTGCTGTCAAGACGACGTATGCATATATACGACGTACGTATGATGCATGTGGATATACTACTATCTGTACATTACATGCATGGACCAGCATCAGTTGGCCAGCTGAGTACAGGAGTATGT is from Miscanthus floridulus cultivar M001 chromosome 7, ASM1932011v1, whole genome shotgun sequence and encodes:
- the LOC136467956 gene encoding tubulin-folding cofactor A-like isoform X1 is translated as MGRSPYRTSPVMRVHRQKKEREIGPIALLLHESTVFLRFSRSARLYVRFGRFLHQRGQATTGAAALLPAAQVPSPTTSAHHSRMATLGNLKIKTSTCKRIVKELRSYEKEVEKEAAKTADMKEKGADPYDLKQQENVLAESRMMVPDCHKRLETALADLKATLAELKESNEQGAEIGEAESTIAEVEAVVKPTED
- the LOC136467956 gene encoding uncharacterized protein isoform X2 is translated as MGRSPYRTSPVMRVHRQKKEREIGPIALLLHESTVFLRFSRSARLYVRFGRFLHQRGQATTGAAALLPAAQVPSPTTSAHHSRMATLGNLKIKTSTCKRIVKELRSYEKEVEKEAAKTADMKEKGADPYDLKQQENVLAESRMMVPDCHKRLETALADLKATLARHKNSVLN